From the genome of Pirellulaceae bacterium:
AGCGGCTGAGAAGTTCGACTTTGCACGCGGCAACAAGTTCAGCACGTATGCCAGCTGGGCGATCATGAAGAACTTCGCGCGATCGATCCCCGACGAATACCGTCACAAAGACCGCTTCCGCACAGCCGGCGAAGAACTATTTGAAGGTCACGTGGATACGCGTGGCGACCACATGGCCGAGGAACTGGCGCAGAAACAGCGGATCGTTCAAATCAATCGTATTCTCAGTCGTTTAGACCATCGTGAACAGCAAATCATCATTCGACGATTTGGCCTAAATCACTCGCAGGAGCCGTTGACACTCAAAGAGGTTGGTGCTGAGCTGGGCGTGACCAAGGAACGCATTCGCCAGCTGGAAGCCCGTGCGTTGAGCAAGCTTCGGGAAGCCGCTTCGGCCGAACATCTTGACATCGCCGAATAAGTGGTTGGCCCAAACGGCTGGCCAGCCACAATCGACTACGCCAAGTGCTCACCGCACAAGCGGTGAGCCCTTGGCCTTCGGATTAGAGGCGCAAGTACCTGCTTTACCCTACCGCGACCAGAGGAATTGCAGCTTGCCCCATGGCACGCCGGCTGGTAACGCGGTGCGCTGGCAACTGCGTAGTTGTTAAGGGACGCCCGGTTCATCAGGGCCGGGTGGTAGAGTTGGCGGGTTTAGGGGGAGATTACAAGCCCTGCGGCAATCCATCAGCTAACGATAACCCCCGTCGGGGAAAAATTGTTCATTGATTGGGCAATATTGGGCCTTCAAATTCCACTGTACGGAATTACAATCCGGGTTCGTTTTTTTGGTCCACAGTGGTCTTCGGTAGCAATGCGCGCCCAATGCATGGTTCACGTTAGCTGCGCTGGCCGAGAACACATAAGTCGGTAGCTGCGGCTCGCCCAGAGTGTGGTTGACCGGGCGGTGTATCATCCAGGTGCGGTTTTTCGTGGGGTCCATCGTGTATACCCCTGCCTACGGAGCGATGTTTGAGCCCCAGTCCTGGATCTGAGGGGTAACGATTCACTTTTATAGTCGATTTTTTTGAGAGAGAAGGTTTGGCATGGGCGGAAAGCCTACGACGACTCTGACTTTTCCAGAACCCAACATTGCGCTGATTACACTGGACAATCCGGACCGCAGCGCCAACATCTTGGCACAACCAACTTTAAAGGAGCTGGAGCAGCACTTCGATACGCTTCAGGCCCGCAACGATGTTCATGGATTGATTCTATGTTCGGGCAAGCCCGGCATGTTTATCGCCGGTGCTGACATTGGCGAATTCGTCGCGTCCATGGAGCAACCTGGCGATCATCGATCCCACGCCGAAGCCATGTGTCGCAAGGGACAGGCTCTGTTTGCCAGACTTTCGGCCATGCCGTTCGTAACCGTAGCCGCCATCGATGGTGTGTGCATGGGAGGGGGTACGGAGATATCCCTGTGGTGTGATCGCCGCATCGCTTCTAACAGTCCGCGAGCCGAAATCGGTTTGCCTGAGGTCAAGATCGGGCTGATTCCAGGCTGGGGTGGCACCGTGCGACTGCCGCGCATTGCCGGTTTATCCAATGCGATCGAAATGATTACCAGCGGTGAGACCGTTTCGGCCGCAGCCGCTTTGCAATTGGGTATTGTCAGTGCCGTTGTCAACTCGGACAAACTCTTGAGTGCCGCAATTGGGCTGGTCAAGCTAGAGCATGCGCGCGGGGGCTACTTGAAGGATCGCCAGCGCTGGCAACAGCCCATTAAGTTATCGCCTACGGAACTCGCCTTTCTCAAGGTGACTGCTGGAGCGATGATCAGTCAGTTGACCCAGGGCAACTACCCAGCACCGGTCGTGGCCTTGGAGACCATGTTGGAAACTCACAACCAGAGCATCGAAAAGGCATGTGAAGTCGAAGCTCAGGGTTTGGCGAAACTATTTGGCGGTGAAGCCAATCGAGCGTTGATGAATGTGTTCTTCATCACGGACCGTAACAAGAAGGATCAAGGTGCTGTTGGTGGATCGGCACCCGCCAAAATCCAAACGGTCGGCGTGATCGGTGCCGGCATCATGGGTTCAGGCATTGCCGGTGCCCACTTGAAGCGTAAGCTCAACACTTTCCTGTCCGATACGATGCCCGAAGCGCTCAGCAAGGGAGTCCGTGGCACGCTGGAAGAAGTATCGTTTGACAAGGCCAGTAAGGCCCCCAACCCCAAGCAGCTATTAGAGTTCGCGCCGCTATTGAAATCAACCAGCGACCTGTCGGAACTGTCCGACTGCGATTTGGTGATCGAAGCCGTGGTCGAAAAGCTCGAAGTCAAGAAGCAGCTGTTCAATCAGCTGGAGGCTGTGCTGCGACCCGATGCGATTTTGGCCTCCAACACATCCACGATTCCCATTACCGAACTGGCTAAGGGGTTGAAGCATCCGGAAAGATTCTGCGGGATTCACTATTTCAATCCGGTTCGCCGCATGATGTTGGTGGAGGTCATTCGGGGGCCACAGAGTTCCGACGCAACGATCGCCAGCGCTGTGGCTCACGTCAAGAAATTGGGCAAGTTCCCGGTGGTCGTCCAGGACGGTCCGGGATTCTTGGTCAATCGTCTACTGTTCCCGTACATGAACGAAGCTTTGCAATTGCTGGCCGAAGGCGTGCCCATGGACGCCATCGACAAGGCCGCCAAGAAATTCGGTCTGCCGATGGGGCCATTGGAACTGCACGACATGGTCGGGCTAGATACTGCTCTGTATGCCGGTGGCGTCATGCACGACAAACTGCCAGAAAGAATGATCGACACCCCCATTTTAGCTGCCATGGTGAATGCTGGACGGCTGGGGAATAAATCTGGACAGGGATTTTATTCCTACAAGAATAAGAAAGGTAAACGAACGGCCGATCCGGCGGTTCAAGAACTGCTGAAGCCGTTCATTAAGAGTTCCGGTAATCAGCCTAGTGGTGATGCTTTGACAGCCAGGCTAATTCTGCCCATGCTGCTAGAGGCAAGCGATGTGCTTGACGCCGGATTGGTTCGCGATGCACGTGATGTGGATTTGGGGCTAATTTACGGAATAGGCTTCCCGCCGTTCAAAGGCGGGTTGTTGTTCTGGGCTGATCGACAGGGCATTGGCAGTATTATGAAGATGCTGGAACCGTTAGCGGCGGTCGGCCCGCGATTCGCTCCAACCAAATATCTCAAAGAATTAGCCGCTAGCGGCAAGTCCTTCTATCAAAAATCTCAGGCTTAGAACCAAACAGGGAGCGAAATCGCGAACATGAGAAATGCAGTAGTCATTGATGCGGTGCGGACCCCTGTTGGCCGCGCACACCCGGAACGAGGCTTCTATCGCTTGATTCGCAGCGATGATTTAGCAGCCTCTTGCGTTCAGGCATTGCTCGACCGAACGGGCTTAGCCGCCGAACACGTCGAAGACCTGATCATGGGCAACACCCAGCAGACCCTCGAGCAAGGCATGAATGTGGCGCGAACCGTTGGTTTGGTTGCCGGACTGAATGTGACCACAGGCGGGACGACGGTCAATCGACTGTGTGGCAGCAGTTTGCAGGCCATCAATCAAGCCTCGCATGCTATCGCAGCTGGCGCCGAAGACGTACACATCGTGGGCGGGCTAGAGCACATGCATCACGTGTCGATGATGCACGCCGTGGACATCAATCCCAAGATGTATCGCACGACCTCCAAAGCTGCGATGATGATGGGTATTACCGCCGAATTCTTGGCTCAGTCGCAAGGTATTTCCCGTCAAGAGCAAGACGAATTTGCATGTTCGAGCCATAGAAAAGCGGCCCAAGCCGAGGCTGAGGGCCGGTTTGATGCTGAGCGGATTGAGATTTACGGTCATGATGAATCGGGCGGGATCATGTTGTTGGACCACGACCAATGCGTTCGCGCCGAGACGACCATGGAGATACTGGCGGGTCTTGACCCTGCGTTTATGCCCAAGGTTGGAACGGTAACAGCGGGCAACAGTTCACCTCTCAACGACGGTGCCGCCGCCCTGTTGGTGATGTCCGACGAGCGGGCTCGTGAATTGGGTGTTAAGCCCATCGCCCGAATTGTGGCTTCAGCCGTCGCCGGTGTTGATCCGTGTGTGATGGGGACCGGACCGGTGCCAGCTACAAAGAAAGCTCTTAAGCGAGCCAATTTGCAGCTCTCGGATATCGGGTTGATCGAGTTGAATGAGGCGTTCGCGGCACAAGCGTTGTCCTGCATTCGCACATTGGGCATGGACATGGATAAAGTCAACGTTAATGGGGGAGCAATCGCCATTGGCCACCCGTTGGGTGCTAGCGGCGCGCGGATTACCACAACGCTGCTGCACTCAATGCAGCAGCGTCAAGTTCAGTTTGGACTAGCCACGATGTGCATCGGTGCTGGGCAGGGAATTGCCACGATTTTTGAATTAGTTGCGTAAATTGAGTTTGTCATAACCGCCGGGACATCTGTGAAATAGTCGCCACGTCTGTCCCCCAGACACCTGTTTTTCAAGGAGCCTTCCATGTCGACCGAATTGAAATCACCGCACAAGTCCAGTTCGCCACAAGCGGAATCGTTCGCCGAAACCGCACTCAAGTTGGGAGGCAAGAGTGATGATGAAGCTCGACGCACCGGAGCCATTGACCGTGCGGATGATCAAGTCGAAGAGCTGTTCAAGCCGCAGTATCAAACCGTCAACAGCCCGGCTCACCGCGCCGTATGGGATCAAGGCGTACCAGTGGATCTGTTCCGTAGCAAAGAATTCACTACACCTGCCGACATTCAGCAGGTGATGGACCGTTCGATCGAGGTTGTTAAACAACATCGCGACGGCAATACACTGTTGGACGAGCGCAGTAAGATTCGGGATCAAGTCTTAGAAGACTTGGGCAGTGCCGGTTACTGGGGCTTGTTAGTTGACAAAGAGTATGGTGGGTCAGGGGCTTCGATCCGTAGCTTTTCCACATTTTTGACCCGCATGGCACAAGTGAACCCAACCATTGGTGGCTTGGCCTCGGTTCACGGCTGCATTGGTGCCGTCGATCCGGTACGTACGTTTGGTAACGATGAGCAGAAGCAACGGTTTCTGCCGGACTTAGCCAGCGGTCGCCGCTTGTCGGCATTTGCTTTGACAGAGCCGGGTGCCGGTTCCGACCTGACGGCCCTGCGAACTCGGGCGAAGCTGGATGGCGACAGTTATGTCGTCAACGGTGAAAAGTTGTTCATCACCAACGTGGTGCCTGGACGAACCGTCGGCTTAGTGTGCTTGGTTGAAGATCAACCGGCTGTTCTCATCTGCGACCTGCCTCGGGAAGAGAACGCCAATTTTCAGCTTCGTAAGTACGGCTTGCATGCTTTGAAACACACCTTCAACCAAGGCATCATCTTCAAGGACTTCCGCGTACCGAAGGAGAATTTGCTGCATGTCGAGCGCGGTAATGGCCTGACCATTGCTTACCACGGCTTGAACCTGGGTCGCATCGCACTGTGTGCTGGCGCCGCTGGGGTCATGCGCGGCATGATGGGCAGCATGATTCCGTGGGCCCAATATCGTGTTACCTATGCCGAAAAGATCGCGAAGCGAGAATTGGTTCGACGACGATTGAGTAAGCTAGCAGGCATGATCGTCGCCTCGGATTCTCTGGTGCATTGGTGTTCCGATTTGATCGACCAAGGCTATCGCGGAGAAATGGAATGTATCGTGGCCAAGATTTTTGGCTCCGAGTTCCAGAAGGAGGCCGCAATCGAACTGTTTATGAAGACCCACGGCGGACGCTCGTTCCTGCACGGCCATCTATTAGGTGACAACGTGCATGAATTCTTGGCACCTTGCATTTACGAAGGTGAAGGCGAGATGCTGGGCATGGCCTTCTTCAAGTCGTTGGTCAAACATCACGGTATGCAGTTCTTCGAGCCCGTAGGAAAGGCTCTGCACGCGGCAGGCATTCGCAATATGAATCCCGCCAACCCCATGCACTTGTGGGCGCTACGTGGCGTGATGGGCCCTTATGTTAAGTGGCTGGCGGGCCGCAAGCTGTCTCGAATTCCTCGACCGGAATTGCCGACGATGCCTTCACGACTACGCAATCATGCCGAGTTTGCCTGCATCGCCTTGCAGAAAACCGCTTTGGAGACCGACGGCTTGATGCAGCGCCATCAGCTGAAGCTGGCTGACCGCCAGTGCCAGATGTCGGAGCTGTCGCTGCGAATTCAGTCGATGATCGTCGTGCTGTGTACCAGCTTGTACGCGGCTCGTCAGAACAACGAGGTCATCCAAGATGCAGCGGATGTCTTCTGCATCGAGACGATTCGACGATATACCGGCAAACGCTTAAGCGATCGCGATTATCGCGCCATCAACAAATTGGGCGAGACCATCGTCGACGGCGGCTGGAAGACCTTTACCAGTGAAGCTCCAGACGAAATCATGATGAAGTACTAGACAGCTCAGAGCTGAACTGTTTAATCAGACTAATGACAACCAACGAACCTTGCCGACCAATTGTCGGCAAGGTTTCTTGTTGGGTGGCTAGTATTGGCAGGCCATCTGAGTAAGGTCGGCCCCAGAGATGAAGCAATGGCCAAGAGCCAAGCAATGCGGCATCTCACGCTTTGGCGAGCGTAGTTGCAGCGATCCGCACCCGACAGTATCGCGAGTTACGGGCGATAGCTATTGGAAGTTCTAGGCAGTATGGCACTGGCAGGTCGGGCAGGTACTTTTTTGGAAGCGCTCTGTCGTTGGTCTGCCAACCTAGTTTCTGACTGAGCAGATGGCAAGGTCATCTCCTGAAGTGCACTGTTGGATGATTGCTTAATGCCTTGATCGTTCCAGGCTAGTACACCTGACGATAACTGCCCTTGATGGTATTCGGCAATTGCCTTGCGCATGCCATTGTCGTGCCACCAATTCCACTTGCCTACTTGCTGGCCGGCAGCGTATTGACCGGTTGATTCTGGTTGGCCGTTGGCATACCAACTGGCGAACTTTCCATGCAACTGCCCGTGTTGATAGCTGGCTTGGTAGCGCACAGCTCCGTTCTCGAAATAGGCGGTATAGTCGCCGTGTCGAATCTCTACGTTTTGGACTTCATACGAGGCCAGCGTATTTTCGTGCCAGTTGTCAGGCGCGGTTAGCTTTTGTGCAGCAGTCAAGTATTCATACTCGATCCTAGGCTTTTTGTCGGCGAAGAATTCCTGCTTTCTCTCAACGCGCTGCCCGGCCGTATACCGCAACTGCTTGATGATATTGCCCTTGGCATCTTTCTGCACTAAATCGCCGTGTGGCAGTCCTTGCTGATAATGACTGAGCACGAACTCGTGTCCGCCAGGGTAGTACCAAATTGCAGGTCCATCGCGCAATCCGTCGAGTAGTTGGATTTGGCTAATCGTGCGATTTTCAGCATCGCTGATTGTCCACATTCCATTCATCTTTCCATCGCTGAACTCGACTGAAGATTGAAACGGCGATTTGAATTTTGTGTAGGGCTCTTTTTCGAACAGCTTCGAGCTACCAGCGGTACAGAATCGAATCCACACTCCATCGGCCCGGCCCATCTTGTACGTTCCGCTAACTATGACATCACCGCGCTGGCTCCACTCCTGATATTCTCCATGGTTAACAAAGTTACCATTGGAATCCAGGATAACTTGCCGAGTTATATGCAGTTGGCCCGATGGATAGCGTTGCTGAATGACTTCGCCTTTGACTACTGCGGCTTCCGTTTTGACGACCGTTCCTGAATCTTCCAACTCCAACACCAGTTCTTCCTGAGCCCATGCGTTGGATAGGATTATTGACATTAACCCGATTCCATAGGCACCAATCCAAAGTCGGCGAGGTTGATTCATGGCAAAACCACTTCCTTAGCTGGTGACGCAGAAGCCTTGATCATCCAGAATTGCAATTCCATCGACTGCTAACCGATGCTAGCAATCATGACCTTGTGGCGGCACAATGTGCGCAGCACGAAATGCTAACCAGATCGGCAAACTGCACCGGCAGCCTTGAGACGGACTGCCAATTCCACCATAACTGGCGGGAATCGGCAGGACTTAGCGAGGTTTGTTGGTGCGAACCAATCGAACGCCGCTGATAACAACGTTGCCTGGCTTGGCTACCAATTCGATGTTCAGCTCCTTGCTCAATAGCACATTCTCAAAACGGCAATGTGCATGGAGCCCGCTGCGAGTAGCCGCAGGCTGTTGGATTTGGTCCAGTCCAGCCGTTAGTGCAGTAGACTTCATCGTGACCTGTTGTGACTGATTTACATCGGTCAACCGTACCTCGAAGCTAGGTGGCAGGCCACCATCATGCAATTCGGATGTTGTTCCAAAATACAATTCGATATCGTAAGCATGTGCTGCGACCGATTGATTGTTAGTCGAATCCGTTACCTCGGCCGTGACGGAAGCTACCTCTGCAGGCAACTCATCATCGGAGTCAGATTCTTTGGGCCTGCTGCCGGATTTAGCCGGTCTGCTTTGGATCTGGGTAATTAGCCCGATCCTCAGGTGTGTTGCCCCCACAGCTCCTGAAGACAGCACCCAGGAATTGTCTGCACCCAAAAAAGCGGATGAATGTTGTTGAACGAAACGCACGCCTTCATTCAGACGGATCGAAAGTGGTGGAGGATCGCCCGACGAGTGAGGATATTCAATCCACAACACGCCGTCTTCATCGCGCCGATCTCCCGGCGCTCCGAAGTTAATGCCTACCGACTCGATGGCGGTGTCGGCGTCGGCCAACGTAGCTGTCAAATTGGTCGCCCAGACATCGACGTCTGGCATGTGCACCAGCGCCAGCGATGTCTGATTCTGATAGGCGCACGAACAGGTCCGTGTGTAATCCGGAGCATTCAACACGCCGTTGGCCACGATCAAATTGGAAGTACATCCCGACTTGAATCCGCCAA
Proteins encoded in this window:
- a CDS encoding acyl-CoA/acyl-ACP dehydrogenase, whose amino-acid sequence is MSTELKSPHKSSSPQAESFAETALKLGGKSDDEARRTGAIDRADDQVEELFKPQYQTVNSPAHRAVWDQGVPVDLFRSKEFTTPADIQQVMDRSIEVVKQHRDGNTLLDERSKIRDQVLEDLGSAGYWGLLVDKEYGGSGASIRSFSTFLTRMAQVNPTIGGLASVHGCIGAVDPVRTFGNDEQKQRFLPDLASGRRLSAFALTEPGAGSDLTALRTRAKLDGDSYVVNGEKLFITNVVPGRTVGLVCLVEDQPAVLICDLPREENANFQLRKYGLHALKHTFNQGIIFKDFRVPKENLLHVERGNGLTIAYHGLNLGRIALCAGAAGVMRGMMGSMIPWAQYRVTYAEKIAKRELVRRRLSKLAGMIVASDSLVHWCSDLIDQGYRGEMECIVAKIFGSEFQKEAAIELFMKTHGGRSFLHGHLLGDNVHEFLAPCIYEGEGEMLGMAFFKSLVKHHGMQFFEPVGKALHAAGIRNMNPANPMHLWALRGVMGPYVKWLAGRKLSRIPRPELPTMPSRLRNHAEFACIALQKTALETDGLMQRHQLKLADRQCQMSELSLRIQSMIVVLCTSLYAARQNNEVIQDAADVFCIETIRRYTGKRLSDRDYRAINKLGETIVDGGWKTFTSEAPDEIMMKY
- the fadA gene encoding acetyl-CoA C-acyltransferase FadA, which encodes MRNAVVIDAVRTPVGRAHPERGFYRLIRSDDLAASCVQALLDRTGLAAEHVEDLIMGNTQQTLEQGMNVARTVGLVAGLNVTTGGTTVNRLCGSSLQAINQASHAIAAGAEDVHIVGGLEHMHHVSMMHAVDINPKMYRTTSKAAMMMGITAEFLAQSQGISRQEQDEFACSSHRKAAQAEAEGRFDAERIEIYGHDESGGIMLLDHDQCVRAETTMEILAGLDPAFMPKVGTVTAGNSSPLNDGAAALLVMSDERARELGVKPIARIVASAVAGVDPCVMGTGPVPATKKALKRANLQLSDIGLIELNEAFAAQALSCIRTLGMDMDKVNVNGGAIAIGHPLGASGARITTTLLHSMQQRQVQFGLATMCIGAGQGIATIFELVA
- a CDS encoding enoyl-CoA hydratase/isomerase family protein, which produces MGGKPTTTLTFPEPNIALITLDNPDRSANILAQPTLKELEQHFDTLQARNDVHGLILCSGKPGMFIAGADIGEFVASMEQPGDHRSHAEAMCRKGQALFARLSAMPFVTVAAIDGVCMGGGTEISLWCDRRIASNSPRAEIGLPEVKIGLIPGWGGTVRLPRIAGLSNAIEMITSGETVSAAAALQLGIVSAVVNSDKLLSAAIGLVKLEHARGGYLKDRQRWQQPIKLSPTELAFLKVTAGAMISQLTQGNYPAPVVALETMLETHNQSIEKACEVEAQGLAKLFGGEANRALMNVFFITDRNKKDQGAVGGSAPAKIQTVGVIGAGIMGSGIAGAHLKRKLNTFLSDTMPEALSKGVRGTLEEVSFDKASKAPNPKQLLEFAPLLKSTSDLSELSDCDLVIEAVVEKLEVKKQLFNQLEAVLRPDAILASNTSTIPITELAKGLKHPERFCGIHYFNPVRRMMLVEVIRGPQSSDATIASAVAHVKKLGKFPVVVQDGPGFLVNRLLFPYMNEALQLLAEGVPMDAIDKAAKKFGLPMGPLELHDMVGLDTALYAGGVMHDKLPERMIDTPILAAMVNAGRLGNKSGQGFYSYKNKKGKRTADPAVQELLKPFIKSSGNQPSGDALTARLILPMLLEASDVLDAGLVRDARDVDLGLIYGIGFPPFKGGLLFWADRQGIGSIMKMLEPLAAVGPRFAPTKYLKELAASGKSFYQKSQA